The genomic DNA gacaaactttgggatcaaatttgggcatagggaagttaaaattgagattttggggtgaaaaatgggtttttcccgagttgctctatgacagcacgtcctgtttcatgttcttgcgtctttttcacacgtttctgttttgaattggcctttggtgtaaacatgaaagttgtagataattgtgttagctttctagTGGCTttagtttgacttgaaaatgatttttggtttttgagttacGATAAAAATACttcaaggaggtcttagtgaaattttatgaaaattctgcataactatttctaagtcaacccaaaacttatgaattctctccaaacttcaaagcttgtgtactatgagttcaattaaggtgtttaagagtatttaacctatgttgtgatgaatctaacttggtttgacgtgaatatctttgattgatgaattattatatgaatgtatatgttgatgaatatgattttacatgatgttgttcataattgatgaattatgatattataatgtgaagtcgttgttgttgtcgttgccgctgttgtcgtcaatgtcgttaaagttaTAAGTTGTCGTCAATGTCGTTAAGTTGCAAGTTATTGTCAAAAtcgctaagttgtaagttgttgttttaagttgttgaagtcgtataAGTTGTCTAAGACGTTGAAAATTTctaagttgttaaagttgttggttgctgaGTCCATCCATACTCATTTAAAGTtaagggcttgatgccttgtgagcctatttgctctattaagttgagggcttgatgccctgtgagcctatatGCTCTattaagttgggggcttgatgccctgtaagcGTATCTGCTCTATACGTtgggggtttgatgccctgattggtaccacatgcatattacATTGTCAAgtcaagttgatgttgttgtcgttgcattgtcgagttgatgtcgatgttgttgcattgtcgttgttgtcaagttgtcaattattaatgagttgttaatgagaaactatgtgaagtattaattaatattatttattgttgttgtttacgttgtttatgtgaagcattgttaatgatgtaatttgaattattgatgaaagatgtttaaataaatagtaattctactctatttatcttttaaagtagtGTAACATCCTGTTTTGATTACTCTAATTATTATGTAAAAtttttcaagttgggaaaacgaggtgttacacaCTCAAATGGAATTTAAGGGAACAGCGCCAACCGGCAGCAGCCGAATCTCACAAGCGCATATGGGTAACCTAAATAACATTAATCCTTTTCATTTTATCAACAAttctatgtattttttttattctttattgtCTTTGTTTATGATTAGGAAACGGAAATTGAAAATAAGTTTGCTGATCAATGATGTAATCTTGCATTAATATGTTTTATGCAGTCGAATTAATTTGGGTTAACATGCACTTTGTTCATTTGTTATTATTTCAAATGATTTTCACTTTAGAATTACCATGCGAAGATATATACAATTCTTTTTTGCTTTCATGTTTTATGCATGTAACTTGTAACTTGGTATTGTTGCCAAACTTGGAAAATCAAGCCTATTTtattctttgttgttttctcttGTCTTATTTTTAGTTCCATGTATGCATTTGAATGTTGAACTTACCcttcgtttttttattttatctgatCAACACAATAAATAAACAGAACTTATTAAGAAGCGCcgttcaaacaaaaaaagaatagcATTTGCCGAGTTGCAAAAGGTATTCAGCAAACTTAAAATGCACTACCCGTTTCCCATTGACGGCATAAGGTGTCAGGCAAGTTTTTCTTGACGTCTCAACGAAGTTTAGGGCAGCCTTTAGCCGCGCTTTTGATACAAGTTTCACAAATTCAGTTTCTATGTGCATATTTGAATTCTTTAATACATCAATCTCTAAACCAACAGGATGACAAGAAAAAGGCAAGGCTTGCTATCAAGGCTGCCTGTAAAAAGGCTCAAATGCTTGAGGAAAACTACACCGGTAATGGAAAGGTGAATTGGAAGACGAAATGGatcaagaaaaaaacaaagagaatgaaaaaagTACTTTTAGATTGGAATCATTGGTGTTAGAGGGTTACGTTATGTTCTTTCAATCTTGTTATTGGCTAGCGAATTGTATTGTGTATGAGCTTGACTCTATGGTGTAGAAAGACTATAATTTCtgcatgtttttgttggagGCTGAAGCTCCAAAGTCTTCACAGTAGAAGAAGGAATAGTTTGAGGCTGATACCAAGAATATCAGGGCAATGACTTTACACTATGAACCCCCAAAATAGTAGAACATGTTTTCTTTCCTTTATTCATGTTTAGATGTCCTGTTTACAGGACTCTCAGATACAATGTTTTGTATGTTTATCTATAAATTCAGTTGGCATTGAATGGTTATGGTGGCATTGGTTTTTGATCAACCGATGAACATATCTCATATGTTGTTTTACCACCACTTCTCAGTGATTTCCGCCAAGTTCttagctttatttttatttttttttcaaagtattTAATGGTCAATCTCTGAATGGTGTGTTTTTGGCGATAAAATGTGTCGTGCCAAATAACACTTTAGAATCAAAATTGGTCTCGACATATGCGACCGTTTATTATTGCCAGGTCTCGGCATATGCAATCGTCTATTACAGCCATGAAAGTTAGAGGACATGGCTATGATCCGTAAGGTTACTTATTGAACAATCCAAAGAAAATAATAACAGTATTCAGTTCAGTTGTTATAGTCATTGAATTACATGTGAATGACATAATTAATTGATTACATACTAGAACATGTACTAAAGTTACTTCAATTGAAGTGAAATTTAAATTCCTGTATTCAGTTTgtgctcatttttttttccgtGTGCTGGCTAATATCCTTTGTATGTGGCTCATCCAAGGTCCCTTTAGAGGACAAAGTGTTTGAGGTTAAGGACTGCCTGCAGCTGTAAACCATAATAGAGCTGCTTGATCATGAGATTAATAGCTGACCTCTGCCCCAAACCctatccatttatttatttttagggaaACGTTAACGAGTGTTCtcgggacactctttaagcactttaaatgataaatttttaatgaaagttgtgtattgaatgcattggaaattgtaatagttgattttttaaaagaataattactaaatttagggtgcttaaagagtgtccgaAAGCATTCCTTAACAAAACCCTTATTTTTAGGACTAAAGAACATTATCCATATATCAACTGTAAAACGAAATACTTCATCAATTGCCCAAAAGTCATCACCTCAATTTTCCATTTGTTAACCAGTTTACCTATATCATTtgacttaattaatttttatttattgattccATAACAATATTGTGGTCAACTTTAATCACCGTTAGACTTACATGTtacatataaataattttttacatacgGAACAATTTTGGGGTATGCACTTAAATGTTCtgatttttaacttttaatcaCCGTTTCATTTGCAAAAAGTAGGGATGACAATTAGAGACTTACGTGttgcatataaataattttctacATACAGAACAAGACACCTATATCCTCGTTATCCGTCACATACTCGTATTTTGATATCGAAGAAAATCGAAACTCatccaaacccagtcaaaacggaAAAATTCGTCAATTGAGGTGGGTTCGAAGTTTGGATGGGTACCCAAGTACAagttttgttgccatgtctaACTAttagttcatgaagaagaagaaaaaagttatttttatcacttacaaaaataaaccaAGGTTCAGCCAATTTTTctcaagtttttctttttttgtttgtgcaATAGTCTATGTGtattttatacaaaaatgaGAGATTTAGGTTcctacaaatttatttttggacAACTTGGTCCCCCAAAACATTTTAGAATCAAAAAGTTTCATTGAAACGCTTAACCAGTGAAACAACAAAGAATAAGTTATAACAACAACCTCAAATCGCAAAACTGGATAACAGCTGGTAGGATTTTATTCTCCAGTATcttgtaagaaaataaaagttgtccTACAATCACGACTATACTTATGTTTATCATCATAGAGCATGATGTCACCAGTCTATTGAGTAAAGATCTTCTTAGTAGTTTGAAAAATATCCTTATACAACGGATACACGTGACTTCGTTCAAAATCTTCTTATTCACATGGTAACAAACAAGAAATACAGTtccctaaaagaaaaaaaggaaagtacaaaataaaaattggttcTTTTTCATCCCCACAAGTTCGCTATGGGGTTCATGGTAGGTTCTAATTCAAAGGGGACCTCAGATTCTTCTTGTGTTGGCCTACAGCACAAACTGTCCCAACGAACTTCTTCCTGCCAAAGACACATGAAACATCAGGTAAAGGTAACATCCGAGGATTTACCTAACAACTACCAAAGATGATAGCATGAATGCTGATGATATGGAatagtttttgttaaaaagaagCAAAGGTATCAAAGATCACCTCAGACTTGTCATGGTAAAACCGGACAGTGAAGATGCAGCTACACTCTTCGCTATCATGTTCCCTCCTCTGGATTTTCAATACAATAGCATCACAATAGAGGGCATAATCAGATTTTACCTGTGTAAAATTAATAAAGGGTCAAAAGAAGTATCAACGGTTAGGGAATTTATGTATTAGttaaaaacagaaagaaaaaaaaattacgtttgGGTTGATATGTTGGTAACAAGTTGGTTGACTTTGCAAACATTTGGATATGTGTTTGTATATGGGTCGAAACCCCCATCAAACGTGTGCTAAATGAACACAGGACAGTTCACTCTCATAGTTCATGTCTTGCAATGTGTGTGAAAAGAAATGAAGTGTACACAAACACAGCAACAATCATGGCCACTGGATACACATTATGTTTATGTAAGTAAAACAAAAAGGCTAGAATTCCTTACATGGAAACATAGTACAAGATGTCCTTCCTTCACCTTGTGACACTCTGAAGCTTCCAATGGGATGGATCTCTGTCGCACCCCATATTTCACATTAATCCATTCATCTTCATCCTTACCGAATCCATGATATCGTACACGAACTTCCTTAAATCACGTGTCACATCAAAAGATACATTAACTTTAATTGTTTGCCTATAATATGCCAAAAGAGCATCCTCTAAGAACAACAATCATTATACAGCAGGATAACTTATGCTGTTCAGAAGTATACAAATATAGGCTGCAGAGTAATTCCATTTGTCTTTGCCATTATTTTTCAATGAATGgaaatatcataaacaatagCTAGCAATTATTTACAAGTACTCTTATACATAGTACTATTTAGGGGGTCTTGCATTTTAGAATGCCCTTTTCTCCTGTGGTCATGCATGATTTTGAACTTGAGCAGTTAGAAGTAATGATTCCATTTTTACATATTACCATTTGCATTTTagaatgcattttttttgtatatgttCTCACATGTACCAATTTTCTATCATAACAAGTTTGCTTCTCCTCTAACAGATATTTTTCCTATCAAGGGTTTTTCCACGTTCTTCCTTGCTACGTTATCTCTGTTGTCCAAAGTTTGACAATCACTTTTCACTGCTTATTTTCTATTGCTTAAAAAAGTTAAGAGATTTTCTGCATTTTAACCCACTatgttgaaagagaaaaaatagtttatatacaCTATTGCCGCTTAACATGCAattcaaatgaaagaaaaaaacaagctTAATAGTCAGCCACCATATTTTAAGcacaaacaaaaagaattaaaacCAAAGATAGGTATTTGAAGTAAAATAAGGAAGGTATGAAAAGAACTATTGCTCTTATATTAATTAGAAATTCAAAGCAGCAACTCAATTTCTTTACAGCCAAACATATAAAAGAATCTTACAAGTTCCCCTGTGCATAGTACTCTATAGTTCAGAAACATTGAAACATCATGCCTgtaattggaaaataaaaaagcatCAAAAGGCAAGTCAGTAACTaacaaactaacaaaaaaaaaggttaacgATTGTGAAGAGGAGATGGGTTTGGTGGCggtgttttaaaaaaacaaaatccttTTGAAGTGAAGAGTGGTGGGGTGGAACATATCATCTTTAATCTTGTTATGAGTGCAATGCCACAAACAAAAACCAGACCATGTCTTATAGTTCTCACGTAATCCAAAATGTTTGAAAATGTCACAATGCACAGTATGCATAAACTCAAAATAGAGCTGCAGCTTAATCAGAAGTTAATTCCTCACCATGCATTGTCTTTTATAGATACCGCTTCAAATGCTAATTCTGACAGATCTGCAGCTTGAATACCTGGCATTATGTGTTAAGAGCCAGAAATCGAAGAAGAGTAAATAGCAGAAAAAAGAAGGGTCGAATCACTGGAAATATGAAACTGCTTGTATAATTGAATAAGAAAAGGATAACTGCAAAAGTGTAAATCTCACTATGCCCAGAGTCAAAGCTCCGACAGAGAACAACGTTCGTTCTCTGCCCATGACtaacaaagaaaatgattttcaaaAGATACCCCTTCTCTCTCTACTCAATCTCTATGTAACCTAATTCTCTTACACAAATAGCAGCCCTTACCAAACTCTGCCAAATCAGCATTTTCCTAACATAAATTTGCACACTATGGGCTAGGAAGTAGGAGCCCGCAGTTGAGATCCTAACATTATGATgagatattttaattatattgtggaatttttaattataatctaTCCACAGATCAGCACCGACTGTGCTGATAAGTGTTGTCTATGGCGGATGACGGTAAGTGGCAGAGACCCCAAATTTCTGCAATTTAGGCAGTGTTTTGGTGCAACATTATGGCAGGTATGGCAGAAAACCCCACAATATTGGCCGCCATTTACCATATATCGATGAGGCCAAAATCCGCCAACCGATTTTCAATAACACTGGTGCtgattatcatttttaattctgGATTGCTTGTAATTCCATTCGATTGGTTTCCTAAAATAGGCTAAAAATATGTAGTTTATACAACTGTGATAATTATTATTGGTATTTCTTTTTTGgtatcatattattattattttcttcaggTGCCTCATTTTGTCTCAACAACCTGGACATGGCTCATGAAGTCTATGAACCTATGACCTACAATTTGCACAGCTAAACGAGAGAACATATGATTAAGTATAACAAGTGCAGATGCTCATTGATTATATTTCCATCATCAGAAATTAAGAATCACTGTTTGGCAGGAAAAACACCGAAAAGCATAAGAGTAAGTCGTCAAAACATGTACAATATTTACGTTGATTTGAGGtaaaaacaatatcatcttcAATCAAGGGTGGAGGCTTGTTGGGACAAGGAGAACCACTCCACCCCGCctccaaatttttttctttttaatggatttatatatattcatattgtaGTATCAATCAACCAATCAATCATAcggctatatatatatatatatatatatatatatatatatattagccGTGTATAAAAGAAATATTGTCTGTCGCAGTGGTTAGCCTACCTCATGAAATTGAAAGGACCGGGTTCAATACGTATGGGTTTCATTTTGCATTTTCATTGTTCGCTACTGTGACAACTTTTCTTCTAAAATAACAAATTGTCTCACTTTAGATTTAACGGTTTAGTAAAGTTCTTGAACAATTTGCCACAATTTGCGACAAAGCTGATCATTCAATGGTTTTTAAACATTTTGCACAAATTagtgtatttatcttttttttttttttttaacaaggtgTATTTATCTTGTTTATATATCGGcgaaaaaatttgttgtttacaTAGATGATATTGTAATCACAAGAATGACCATTGCGGTATTCAATTTCTTAAGAAGCATCGGTTCAGACATTTCTATACCAAAGATTTGgaacatttaaaatattttcttgaaattGAAGTTGGTCAGTCAAGGACTGGCATTACCATCTCGCAGAGGTCTAAGGATATCTTCCAAATGTATCAAATTTGATGCATATGATATACATGCAGCAGCTAGTATGGAATAGAGCAAGTATAAATAATCATCTTATAATTTAAAACTTATTGGCCTTGTATCCGTGGTGCCTATAAAGATAAAGTGTGTCATGTGCATGGAAAAGCATTTCATTCAGAACATTTTTAGTCTCCTATCATTCTCTCTCATTTTCTAAGCTTATTTTCAAGTTTTACCATTTTCTTCCTGCATACCATCTTTGTCTAAACTAACAAATCAACACCATTTACCCCAAAGCAAGTGAATGCCTAGCAATGACAACAAATTAAAGGTCACAGTCGCAGATAACTAAAATGATCATGTGTTCCAGTAATGTAGTTCGTTCTTCCttccttttcaaattcataGCAACATTAAAATCTAAGAGCAAAAAAGGAAAACCTTTTGGTTTCGGAGAGCTTTTATTTCCCTTTATCGAAGAAGATTTGCCGGAAAGATCAACAACTAGGTTCAGCCCCTCAGGTGATGAAGCAAAGTGACCCTTTGTCTCTGTATGTTTATTTTGCAACCACTGCTGCACCTGAAAACCCAAAACAACCAGTTCGTCATTATAGCATGCTACTATTATCCATACACTccaaaatttgtcaaaaactaTAAAGAAGCCTTAACAACCTGTTCCCATGTTAAAGAAGTTTTACCATCACTGTTAGATGAAGAGctgcaaaatcaaaacaaataggTCACATATGACATATCATAAATAATGAACGTAACACaaaggccctgtttggataaataacttattttgcagcttatagcagaAGTGCTTATCATATGAGCACAtatgaataagctatttctataacacacaacaaaataaattcaaaccgGTTTTGTATAATCTACAAGTTTGTTTCATAATTCTGGAGAGCTAATGAAATAATCTGAAAACAACTTACgaataagttctcccaaacaatcTCACAGGTACTtatgtcaatccaaacaggacAGGCAATAGTCCTCtttattttcagcttatttccataagctcatcaaaatagcttataaattaTACGAAAAGACTTTGACTTTATTTATCATATAAGCGCTTACGGATAAGTTATTTCAATCACAGAAGACAAAACACAGTCAAACTGTTTTTGCATaatctataagctattttcataagctctccagaAGAGCTTAATGAAATAAGgggaaaacaacttatgaacatgccataagttgttttcataaattctccTAGACACTGTCATAAGTACTTATTCCAGTAGATAAGCTAAAATAAGTCAAACAGGCTGACACTATGGTTAATAAGAAAATACTGAATTCACCTAAAATTTGCAGCAATATCCTTGCAGAAATTGGGATCAAGTGATTTTTCTCCGACGTCATTGTAAATTCTTTCCAATTCCAATATCTACAAATGAGGGTGAAACAAAGGGAAATTGTTAGATattgcatgaaaatgaaaatgtaaagAAACAGTGAAATGAAATTGATGTGAACAGAAATGACCTCGTCTAAAGAGAGCTTAGGGAATGGAGATTCGTTGGAAGTTAACTCTTTCATCGCTGCTTCAACTTAATCGCCGCTGATTTCCGAGCAGTTCAGTTCAGTTCAGTGCCACTTCAACTAGTCTtggttcgattttttttttttttctgctctTGTTTGtgtccaaaaatataaaaatgccTCACTTTTgcaaaaaattgcataaatgccctacttttcagaattttttggtaccttgcaacccccacttgcggggtacctttaaaaaaaaaatttaaaattttaactaCCCCGCAAGTCAAATTGACGTggtattttttgattttttttttaaattttattacctcgcaacccccacttgcggggtattatttaatttttttaaaattttttttaatacccgcAGGTCAaatgacttgtttttttttttggttttttgtttttttaatttttaaaatacaaaaaaaataataaataaattaaagataaattagCTACTAATTTATCCTTGATAAATTAGCTACTAATTTCTTTATATCATTTGTTAGATTGACAGGTGTAGGTTCAAGATACTACGAGAATCCAAGCCATGACACTATATCTTACAGAAAAAAGTTTGATGACATACTACCAcatgatgtaatattttaattgattttttaatcatgagttcatatatatatatatatcaaaattgttagcCTTACACTACAACTTCTCTCTTGTGCCAGTTTAAATGGAGACCTTACAAGAAGGTTCCATACAACCAGCCTGAAGACTATTGGGAATGGACAGCAACAACTTACCTTATATGTTTTGACAAAGTTGAATGGCATCCAACTGATAGGGTCAAGCTTCAATTTGGTTTGCCACAAGAAATACTCAGGGCCCCAAGAGACATGCGACAATTCCATACGGTGGACAAACGGTTCAAGACGTGGTACCAATCAAATGGTTTTCGCTTTCCGATAGAGAGTCAACATTGGGACAACCGACGGAGTTATACTTTACCTCGCATGCAGCCAAGATCACTCACCCCAAGTCATGCATATATTGAGTGGTTGACAACCACATGCAACCCACGTCTAAGGATTTCAGTTGAGACAAAACCATCAGATTCAGATCCAGACGAACAAGAAGAGCCGGAACATGAACCTGAAATTCACAACAACCAAACACCAATTCATGATGATTTTTGGGATCAAGACATTTTTTCTCAACTACAAGATCATCAATCCCAACCACATACAACACAAACACATTCATGGTTCTGTAATGTATGAATTTCTCGACACCCCCCAACAAAATATCATCCAACCACCACCATATACCTCCCCGAGAAATGCATATGAGCCCCAATATCAGTCAACTTACCAACAAAATTCAATGCCAAATTATGGTTACAATGACCCAAATCAAGCTACCACATCCAACAACAACTACTTCTCCTATAATGACTCAAACCAAGCTGGACCATCCaacatcaattacccccctacaACAGCCAACAATACCCAATGTACACCAACCAAAACTACAACCAtccaccaacaccaacaaaccTATTATCTCACTTCTCTCCGGCTTCGTTCAACGACAATGAACAATTTCTGGATATTGGATGGCAAACAAGGGAACACGATGTGTCGTTGTCATTGGGTTATGGTAGTCAAATACAATCAGCTACAGATAACAATGACGAAGACCAACATGACCCTCAAGTAAATCGCGGAAGAAAACGTCGAAAACGAGGGTGTGGGACAGCCGggcatttataataattatagatattatgatatttaatttatttattaatttttttgtccttcttttttgtttattattttttttgtattttaaaaattaaaaaaacaaaaaaccaaaaaaaaaaacaagtcattTGACTTgcgggtattaaaaaaaattaaataatacaccgcaagtgggggttgcaaggtaataaaatttaaaaaaaaaaaaaattcaaaaaataccACGCCAATTTGACTTGCGGGGTagttaaaattttttaaaaaaattttaaaggtaccccgcaagtgggggttgcaaggtaccagaaaaactgaaaaagtagcacactttattttaaatttttaacaagtATCTTTAATTTAAGGACACTTGTTAGTATGATCCTTACACAATGTTTTTAcgaaattacttttttttactgTTTAATCAAAGTTTTAAGaatatttgttagcattttcctataaatttattgtatttgatttcaatcttttttacgtggttaagaaagaaaaacaaaagagaactatattaaaaaaacaaaaaaccaaaaaaaaaaaacaagtcatttgacttgcaggtattaaaaaaaattaaataataccccgcaagtgggggttgcaaggtaataaaattaaaaaaaaaaaatcaaaaaataccACGCCAATTTTACTTGCGGGGtagttaaaatttttaaaaaaatttttaaaggtaccccgcaagtgggggttgcaaggtaccaaaaaaactgaaaaagtagggcactttattttaaatttttaacaagtATCTTTATTTTAAGGACACTTGTTAGTATGATCCTTACACAATGTTTTTAcgaaattacttttttttactgTTTAATCAAAGTTTTAAGaatatttgttagcattttcctataaatttattgtatttgatttcaatctttttttacgtggttaagaaagaaaaacaaaagagaactatattaaaaaaacaaaaaaccaaaaagaaaaacaagtcatttgacttgcaggtattaaaaaaaattaaataataccccgcaagtgggggttgcaaggtaataaaattaaaaaaaaaaaaaaaaaatcaaaaaacgcCAATTTTACTTGCGGGGTagttaaaattttttaaaaaaattttaaaggtaccccgcaagtgggggttgcaaggtaccagaaaaactgaaaaagtagggcactttattttaaatttttaacaagtATCTTTATTTTAAGGACACTTGTTAGTATGATCCTTACACAATGTTTTTAcgaaattactttttttactgTTTAATCAAAGTTTTAAGaatatttgttagcattttcctataaatttattgtatttgatttcaatctttttttacgtggttaagaaagaaaaacaaaagagaactATATTCTACAAAATCAAGTTCCCATGAAGTATGTTGCTATGAGGTTCGATAAGTCTGAGAGAGGAGAGGTGTA from Medicago truncatula cultivar Jemalong A17 chromosome 8, MtrunA17r5.0-ANR, whole genome shotgun sequence includes the following:
- the LOC25500348 gene encoding protein SAWADEE HOMEODOMAIN HOMOLOG 1, whose product is MKELTSNESPFPKLSLDEILELERIYNDVGEKSLDPNFCKDIAANFSSSSNSDGKTSLTWEQVQQWLQNKHTETKGHFASSPEGLNLVVDLSGKSSSIKGNKSSPKPKGIQAADLSELAFEAVSIKDNAWHDVSMFLNYRVLCTGELEVRVRYHGFGKDEDEWINVKYGVRQRSIPLEASECHKVKEGHLVLCFHVKSDYALYCDAIVLKIQRREHDSEECSCIFTVRFYHDKSEEEVRWDSLCCRPTQEESEVPFELEPTMNPIANLWG